From the genome of Rhodothermales bacterium, one region includes:
- a CDS encoding metallophosphoesterase, producing the protein MEPTPPAQRSAPDAPFFRLAHLSDIHFGKIAHERVVPALVEEVNDGGLDLVVISGDLTQRARTSEYEAARAMIDAFRPPVLVVPGNHDVRAWWHNPFERIFRSASRFRRFIGDDTTPSFAADGVAAFGLNSAHGLTIKGGKIRPRHLDRMRTFFEAQPPEAFRVLVVHHHLTRLRALGSHDIAHGAKKALQAAGSANVELLLCGHLHMSHVENVEIDVELGQRIVIASAGTATSSRGRGTNRDVNFYNHVCVWPDHFTVAERRFVADAGAFEPARETRFERVTEAV; encoded by the coding sequence GTGGAACCGACCCCTCCCGCTCAGCGCTCGGCTCCGGACGCCCCGTTCTTCCGGCTCGCCCACCTCTCGGACATCCACTTCGGCAAGATCGCGCATGAGCGCGTCGTGCCCGCGCTCGTGGAGGAGGTGAACGACGGCGGGCTCGACCTCGTCGTGATCTCGGGCGATCTCACGCAGCGCGCCCGCACGAGCGAGTACGAGGCGGCGCGCGCGATGATCGACGCCTTCCGGCCGCCCGTCCTCGTCGTCCCCGGCAACCACGACGTGCGGGCGTGGTGGCACAACCCGTTCGAGCGCATCTTCCGCTCGGCCTCCCGCTTCCGCCGCTTCATCGGCGACGACACGACGCCGTCGTTCGCGGCCGACGGCGTAGCGGCGTTCGGGCTGAACTCAGCCCACGGGCTGACCATCAAAGGCGGTAAGATTCGTCCGCGCCACCTCGACCGGATGCGGACGTTCTTCGAGGCGCAGCCGCCCGAGGCGTTCCGCGTCCTCGTCGTCCACCACCACCTCACGCGGCTGCGGGCGCTGGGCTCGCACGACATCGCCCACGGCGCGAAGAAGGCGCTTCAGGCGGCCGGGAGCGCGAACGTCGAACTCCTCCTCTGCGGCCACCTCCACATGAGCCACGTCGAGAACGTCGAGATCGACGTCGAACTCGGGCAGCGGATCGTGATCGCGAGCGCGGGCACGGCGACGAGCAGCCGCGGCCGGGGCACGAACCGCGACGTGAACTTCTACAACCACGTCTGCGTGTGGCCGGACCACTTCACCGTGGCGGAGCGGCGGTTCGTCGCCGACGCGGGCGCGTTTGAGCCGGCGCGTGAGACGCGGTTCGAGCGCGTTACCGAGGCGGTATGA
- a CDS encoding L,D-transpeptidase family protein: MAPRLLVLLSLVLLAGCQLENRSADRPDAPPVTNADAEVSVYGDSDRTPTDADVEAGRRDTSWRGFAGREADYAVDTAQPDSMRAPQPAAPRPTRADTAAYAEALAVPLSADTDGRAVLYAQILLDRARFSPGQIDGRWGQNTEKAVYWLQRREGLDASGTLDRPTLQRLVQLADAPRSPDSLLVLRTLTEDDVEGPFEEIPDDIYAKAEMERLTYQSVGEKLGEAYHVAPSLLREWRGGALDGLAAGDTLRVPNLRPPTFEAEIDRLVVSDGGRYLHALDAQGRILAHFPSTLGSDYDPSPSETQEIVSITDYPGWHYQPDILADVDDSEEDAHIPPGPNNAVGVVWMELSKEHYGIHGTAYPETIGHTASAGCVRLTNWDAQTLAKHVEPGIEVAFRGTDGRGEQATSADSTAAPRSRP; the protein is encoded by the coding sequence ATGGCCCCTCGTCTGCTCGTCCTCCTCAGCCTCGTCCTCCTCGCGGGCTGCCAGCTCGAAAACCGCTCGGCGGATCGTCCCGACGCGCCGCCCGTCACGAACGCCGACGCCGAGGTCTCTGTCTACGGCGACAGCGACCGCACGCCGACGGACGCCGACGTCGAGGCCGGCCGCCGCGATACGTCGTGGCGCGGCTTTGCCGGGCGCGAGGCGGACTACGCCGTCGATACGGCGCAGCCGGACTCGATGCGGGCGCCGCAGCCTGCCGCCCCCCGTCCGACGCGGGCGGACACGGCGGCGTACGCTGAAGCCCTCGCCGTCCCGCTCTCGGCCGACACCGACGGCCGCGCCGTGCTCTACGCCCAGATCCTCCTCGACCGCGCCCGCTTCTCGCCTGGCCAGATCGACGGGCGGTGGGGGCAGAACACCGAGAAAGCCGTCTACTGGCTCCAGCGCCGCGAAGGGCTCGACGCGAGCGGCACGCTCGACCGGCCGACGCTCCAGCGCCTCGTCCAGCTCGCCGACGCGCCGCGCTCGCCCGATTCGCTCCTCGTCCTCCGCACGCTCACCGAAGACGACGTGGAAGGGCCGTTTGAGGAGATCCCGGACGACATCTACGCGAAGGCTGAGATGGAGCGGCTGACGTACCAGAGCGTCGGTGAAAAGCTGGGCGAGGCGTACCACGTCGCGCCGTCGCTCCTGCGCGAGTGGCGCGGCGGCGCGCTCGACGGCCTCGCCGCGGGCGACACGCTCCGCGTTCCGAACCTCCGCCCGCCCACGTTCGAGGCCGAGATCGACCGGCTCGTCGTCTCCGACGGCGGGCGCTACCTCCACGCACTCGACGCGCAGGGCCGCATCCTCGCCCACTTCCCGTCCACGCTCGGCTCAGACTACGACCCCTCGCCGTCGGAGACGCAGGAGATCGTCTCGATCACCGACTATCCGGGCTGGCACTATCAGCCCGACATCCTCGCCGATGTGGACGACAGCGAGGAGGATGCGCACATCCCGCCGGGCCCGAACAACGCCGTCGGCGTGGTGTGGATGGAGCTCTCGAAGGAGCACTACGGCATCCACGGCACGGCCTACCCCGAGACGATCGGGCACACGGCGTCGGCCGGCTGCGTGCGGCTCACGAACTGGGACGCGCAGACCCTCGCGAAGCACGTCGAGCCCGGCATCGAGGTCGCGTTCCGCGGCACCGACGGCCGCGGAGAGCAAGCGACGAGTGCCGATTCTACGGCTGCGCCGCGCTCCCGCCCGTAG
- a CDS encoding M23 family metallopeptidase, translating to MAALRSALLLALVAAFAACEIERRPDADPLVRLTDADTTLACGAFDVPPDDSTSRVLFAARRDEAHRALALPDAVPPDSAAPNPREVNPPSVEIEGAPPARTEVEPAAGLAVPVTGIRPGDLVDTFTAARGQGRVHNAVDILAPRGRAVVAAAPGTVLRLFESERGGLTIYQLGLDGETVYYYAHLDAYAPGLAAGDAVQRGDTIATVGDSGNAAPGNTHLHFAMWTVTDPARFWDGEPINPYPLLRDAADPSSATGGSAAQP from the coding sequence ATGGCCGCTCTCCGCTCCGCCCTCCTCCTCGCGCTCGTCGCCGCCTTCGCTGCGTGCGAGATCGAGCGGCGGCCCGACGCCGACCCGCTCGTGCGCCTCACGGACGCGGACACGACGCTCGCCTGCGGCGCGTTCGACGTGCCGCCCGACGACTCGACGAGCCGCGTGCTCTTCGCCGCCCGCCGCGACGAGGCCCACCGCGCCCTCGCCCTGCCCGACGCCGTACCGCCGGACTCCGCCGCGCCGAACCCGCGCGAAGTCAACCCGCCGAGCGTCGAGATCGAAGGCGCACCGCCCGCACGGACCGAAGTCGAGCCTGCGGCGGGCCTCGCCGTGCCCGTCACGGGGATTCGGCCCGGCGACCTCGTGGACACGTTTACGGCGGCCCGCGGGCAGGGCCGCGTCCACAACGCGGTGGACATCCTCGCGCCGCGCGGGCGAGCCGTCGTAGCCGCCGCGCCGGGCACCGTCCTCCGGCTCTTCGAGAGCGAGCGCGGCGGGCTCACGATCTATCAGCTCGGCCTCGACGGCGAGACGGTTTACTACTACGCCCACCTCGACGCGTACGCGCCGGGCCTGGCGGCGGGCGACGCCGTCCAGCGCGGCGACACGATCGCCACGGTCGGCGACAGCGGGAACGCCGCGCCGGGCAACACCCACCTCCACTTCGCGATGTGGACCGTCACCGACCCGGCGCGGTTCTGGGACGGCGAGCCGATCAACCCCTACCCGCTTCTGCGCGATGCGGCGGACCCGAGCAGCGCTACGGGCGGGAGCGCGGCGCAGCCGTAG
- a CDS encoding OFA family MFS transporter → MVTKNRWLIALSAVAIHLSIGSAYAYSVFKRPLADALGWSSTETSLAFTIAIVFLGLSAALFGPFVERKGPRISALVAAALFSAGHVIAGLGVGAGSLAVFYLGYGVVGGIGLGIGYISPVSTLVSWFPDRRGMATGMAVLGFGAGALVASPVAARLIVTLGVPQTFFILGGAFLILMAAGASYIAKPPKGWKPATLADGKKPRTLVLEDLGQLTSREALRTPRFWLLWVMMFINISAGIKLISVASPLAQDQVGMTAVAAAAIVGLMGLFNGGGRIGWASLSDYVGRGNVFILFFAVQLVAFLLLPGTTDPLLFQVLLFTVLTMYGGGFAMLPAFIGDLFGTRQLAAIHGLLLTAWSMAGIVGPMLVAYIVDHTGSYDLSFYLFAGLLGVAFFTSLVMAANIRRLRRAPLTAAA, encoded by the coding sequence ATGGTCACGAAGAACCGCTGGCTCATCGCCCTCTCCGCCGTCGCGATCCACCTCTCGATCGGCTCGGCCTACGCCTACAGCGTGTTCAAGCGCCCGCTCGCCGACGCGCTCGGCTGGAGCAGCACGGAGACCTCGCTGGCCTTCACGATCGCGATCGTCTTCCTCGGCCTCTCGGCCGCGCTTTTCGGGCCGTTCGTCGAGCGGAAAGGGCCGCGCATTTCGGCGCTCGTCGCGGCCGCGCTGTTCTCCGCGGGCCACGTGATCGCCGGGCTGGGCGTCGGAGCGGGAAGCCTGGCGGTGTTCTATCTCGGCTACGGCGTCGTCGGGGGAATCGGGCTCGGGATCGGCTACATCTCGCCGGTGTCGACGCTCGTGAGTTGGTTCCCGGACCGGCGCGGCATGGCGACGGGCATGGCCGTCCTCGGTTTCGGCGCGGGCGCGCTCGTCGCGAGCCCCGTCGCCGCGCGGCTGATCGTGACGCTCGGCGTGCCGCAAACGTTCTTCATCCTCGGCGGGGCGTTCCTCATCCTCATGGCGGCGGGTGCCAGCTACATCGCGAAGCCGCCGAAGGGATGGAAACCGGCGACGCTCGCGGACGGGAAGAAGCCGCGGACGCTCGTCCTCGAAGACCTCGGGCAGCTCACGTCGCGGGAGGCGCTGCGCACGCCGCGCTTCTGGCTGCTGTGGGTGATGATGTTCATCAACATCTCAGCCGGGATCAAGCTGATCTCCGTCGCCTCGCCGCTCGCGCAGGATCAGGTCGGGATGACGGCCGTCGCGGCGGCAGCGATCGTCGGGCTGATGGGGCTCTTCAACGGCGGCGGCCGCATCGGCTGGGCCTCGCTCTCGGACTACGTCGGACGGGGGAACGTCTTCATCCTGTTCTTCGCCGTCCAGCTCGTCGCGTTCCTCCTCCTGCCCGGGACGACCGACCCGCTCCTGTTCCAAGTCCTCCTCTTCACCGTCCTGACCATGTACGGCGGCGGGTTCGCGATGCTGCCAGCCTTCATCGGCGACCTCTTCGGGACGCGCCAGCTCGCGGCCATTCACGGCCTCCTCCTCACGGCCTGGTCGATGGCCGGCATCGTCGGGCCGATGCTCGTGGCCTACATCGTGGACCACACGGGCAGCTACGACCTCTCGTTTTACCTCTTCGCCGGGCTCCTCGGCGTGGCGTTCTTCACGTCGCTCGTGATGGCGGCGAACATCCGTCGCCTCCGGCGCGCGCCCCTGACCGCCGCGGCGTGA
- the pflA gene encoding pyruvate formate-lyase-activating protein encodes MPAAPAPPPAACQLRAAVKDDGASGYVHSFQTGSVVDGPGVRFVLWTTGCLMRCLYCHNPDTWHLKHGEPTSVDEMMAEIGKYERVLKMMGGGVTISGGEPLVQAPFVTRLFRACKALGLHTVLDTNGYLGHRISDEELEDVDLVLLDIKSFDPETHKRTTGYPVDDVLAFARRLSDLGKPAWIRFVLVPGLTDNEANVDGLAAFVAGLDNVERVEVLPFHQMGRDKWERLGRSYPLADTPPPDDALVARVEDQFRAYGLPVR; translated from the coding sequence ATGCCCGCCGCCCCCGCCCCGCCGCCTGCCGCTTGCCAGCTACGCGCCGCCGTGAAAGACGACGGCGCGAGCGGCTACGTGCACTCGTTCCAGACGGGCTCCGTCGTCGACGGGCCGGGCGTCCGCTTCGTGCTGTGGACGACGGGCTGCCTCATGCGCTGCCTGTACTGCCACAACCCCGACACGTGGCATCTCAAGCACGGAGAGCCGACCTCGGTCGATGAGATGATGGCCGAGATCGGGAAGTACGAGCGCGTGCTGAAGATGATGGGCGGCGGCGTCACGATCAGCGGCGGCGAGCCGCTCGTGCAGGCCCCGTTCGTGACGCGGCTCTTCCGCGCATGCAAAGCGCTCGGGCTCCACACCGTCCTCGATACGAACGGTTACCTCGGCCACCGGATTTCGGACGAGGAGTTGGAGGACGTCGACCTCGTCTTGCTCGACATCAAGTCGTTCGACCCGGAGACGCACAAACGCACGACGGGCTACCCGGTCGACGACGTGCTCGCGTTCGCGCGGCGACTCTCGGATCTGGGCAAGCCGGCGTGGATCCGCTTCGTCCTCGTCCCCGGCCTCACCGACAACGAAGCCAACGTCGACGGCCTCGCCGCCTTCGTCGCCGGGCTCGACAACGTGGAGCGCGTGGAGGTGCTGCCGTTCCATCAAATGGGACGCGACAAATGGGAGCGCCTCGGCCGTTCGTATCCGCTCGCCGACACGCCGCCGCCCGACGATGCGCTCGTCGCGCGCGTCGAAGACCAGTTCCGCGCCTACGGCCTGCCGGTCCGGTAA
- the pflB gene encoding formate C-acetyltransferase, whose translation MPTLSNDLTLDTAPAWRGFTPGPWTERIDVRDFIQRNYTPYEGDAAFLASATARTERLWTRLGDLFEKERERGVLDVSQVPSSILAHEPGYIDRENELVVGLQTDAPLKRAIFPNGGYRMVEAGLEAYGFEVDPLVTEVFTKYRKSHNDGVFDAYTPEILNARRSGIVTGLPDAYGRGRIIGDYRRVALYGVDALLEAKEAEQRSLDTAPATDAIIRDREELSEQLRALDELKAMARAYGFDISGPATTAKEAVQWLYFGYLAAVKEQNGAAMSLGRTSTFLDVYFERDLAAGTLTETEAQEIIDDFVIKLRIVRFLRTKEYDALFSGDPTWVTEVIGGVGLDGRPLVTKSSFRFLQTLRTLGPAPEPNLTVFWDPALPDGFKRFCAELSIETSSIQYESDALMRPTYGDDTAIACCVSAMEMGKQMQFFGARVNLAKCLLYALNGGRDEISGDQIGPELAPVQGDVLDYDEVKARLDEMMDWLADIYVGAMNVIHYMHDKYAYERIEMALHDYDPKRTMAFGVAGLSVVADSLSAIKHAWVRPIRDERGLIVDFETDGDFPTFGNNDDRVDTLAANVLETFMEKLRARPTYRDAEHTQSVLTITSNVVYGKYTGNTPDGRRQGEPFAPGANPMHGRDEHGFLASALSVAKLPYEHAQDGISFTASVIPNGLGATTEERVTNLANVLDAYFTEQGFHINVNVLNRETLLDAMEHPENYPQLTIRVSGYAVNFIKLTREQQLDVVNRTFHGQM comes from the coding sequence ATGCCCACTCTCTCGAACGACCTCACCCTCGACACCGCGCCGGCGTGGCGCGGCTTCACCCCCGGCCCGTGGACGGAACGGATCGACGTGCGCGACTTCATCCAGCGCAACTACACCCCGTACGAGGGCGACGCCGCCTTCCTCGCCTCAGCGACCGCGCGCACCGAGCGTCTCTGGACCCGCCTCGGCGACCTCTTCGAGAAAGAGCGCGAGCGCGGCGTGCTCGACGTGTCGCAGGTGCCGAGCAGCATCCTCGCGCACGAACCCGGTTACATCGACCGCGAGAATGAACTCGTCGTCGGGCTGCAGACGGACGCGCCGCTCAAGCGCGCCATCTTCCCCAACGGCGGCTACCGCATGGTCGAGGCCGGGCTCGAGGCTTACGGCTTCGAGGTCGACCCGCTCGTGACCGAGGTGTTCACGAAGTACCGGAAGTCCCACAACGACGGCGTCTTCGACGCGTACACGCCCGAGATCCTGAACGCACGCCGCTCCGGCATCGTCACCGGCCTGCCCGACGCCTACGGCCGCGGCCGCATCATCGGCGACTACCGCCGCGTGGCGCTCTACGGCGTCGATGCGCTCCTCGAAGCCAAAGAGGCCGAGCAGCGCAGCCTCGACACCGCGCCCGCGACCGACGCCATCATCCGCGACCGCGAAGAGCTCTCCGAGCAACTCCGCGCCCTCGACGAGCTGAAGGCGATGGCCCGTGCCTACGGGTTCGACATCTCCGGCCCGGCGACGACGGCGAAGGAGGCCGTGCAGTGGCTCTACTTCGGCTACCTCGCCGCCGTCAAAGAGCAGAACGGCGCCGCGATGTCGCTCGGCCGCACCTCCACGTTCCTCGACGTCTACTTCGAGCGAGACCTCGCCGCCGGCACGCTGACCGAGACCGAAGCGCAGGAGATCATCGACGACTTCGTCATCAAGCTCCGCATCGTGCGCTTCCTGCGGACGAAGGAGTACGACGCGCTCTTCTCCGGCGACCCGACGTGGGTCACCGAAGTCATCGGCGGCGTCGGCCTCGATGGCCGCCCGCTCGTGACGAAGTCGAGCTTCCGCTTCCTCCAGACGCTCCGCACCCTCGGCCCGGCTCCCGAGCCGAACCTCACCGTCTTCTGGGACCCGGCACTCCCCGACGGCTTCAAGCGCTTCTGCGCCGAGCTCTCGATCGAGACCTCCTCGATCCAGTACGAGAGCGACGCCCTCATGCGCCCGACCTACGGCGACGACACGGCGATCGCGTGCTGCGTCTCGGCGATGGAGATGGGCAAGCAGATGCAGTTCTTCGGCGCGCGCGTCAACCTCGCCAAGTGCCTGCTCTACGCCCTCAACGGCGGCCGGGACGAGATCTCGGGCGACCAGATCGGCCCGGAGCTGGCCCCGGTGCAGGGCGACGTGCTCGACTACGACGAGGTCAAAGCGCGGCTCGACGAGATGATGGACTGGCTCGCCGACATCTACGTCGGGGCTATGAACGTCATCCACTACATGCACGACAAGTACGCCTACGAGCGCATCGAGATGGCGCTCCACGACTACGACCCGAAGCGGACGATGGCCTTCGGCGTGGCCGGCCTCTCGGTCGTAGCCGACAGCCTCTCGGCTATCAAGCACGCGTGGGTCCGCCCGATCCGCGACGAGCGCGGCCTCATCGTCGACTTCGAGACCGACGGCGACTTCCCGACGTTCGGCAACAACGACGACCGCGTGGACACGCTCGCCGCGAATGTCCTCGAGACGTTCATGGAGAAGCTCCGCGCCCGGCCGACGTACCGCGACGCCGAGCACACGCAGTCCGTACTCACGATCACCTCGAACGTGGTCTACGGCAAGTACACCGGCAACACGCCCGACGGCCGCCGCCAGGGCGAGCCCTTCGCACCCGGCGCGAACCCGATGCACGGGCGCGACGAGCACGGCTTCCTCGCCTCGGCGCTCTCCGTCGCGAAGCTGCCGTACGAGCACGCCCAGGACGGCATCTCGTTCACCGCGAGCGTCATCCCGAATGGGCTCGGCGCGACGACCGAGGAGCGCGTCACGAACCTCGCGAACGTGCTCGACGCCTACTTCACCGAGCAGGGCTTCCACATCAACGTCAACGTGCTGAACCGCGAGACGCTGTTGGATGCGATGGAGCACCCGGAGAACTACCCGCAGCTCACGATCCGGGTCTCGGGCTACGCCGTCAACTTCATCAAGCTGACGCGCGAGCAGCAGCTCGACGTGGTGAACCGGACGTTCCACGGGCAGATGTAA
- the pckA gene encoding phosphoenolpyruvate carboxykinase (ATP): MDSNIDLKQYGIDVANVLRNVAPAKLYEQAVRNDPTAAIMSSGALRVGSGEKKGRSPADKRVVRNPESEDDIWWGSVNIELDEETFLVNRERAVDFLNTRECLYVVDGFAGWDPTYRLKVRIVCTRPYHALFMHNMLIRPTDEQLAAFGEPDFVVFNAGQFPANRRTSHMTSKTSVDVDFEQREMVILGTEYAGEMKKGIFTVMNYLMPKRDVLSMHCSANEGEDGNVTLFFGLSGTGKTTLSADAHRALIGDDEHCWSDDGVFNIEGGCYAKAIDLSAEKEPEIFAAIKYGTVLENVVYDERTRDVDYHDISLTQNTRASYPIEFIPNAKIPCVAGHPNNVIFLTYDAFGVLPPVAKLSPEQTMYHFISGYTSKVAGTEVGVTEPQPAFSACFGAPFMVWHPSKYAELLAEKMRTHGVDTWLINTGLTGGPYGTGERMSLKVTRAIIDAIHDGSLADAPTETDPVFGFEIPTSCPGVPDEILQPRNTWSDPDAYDAQRSKLARRFAENFKKFEEGASEEIRQAGPAVQQEA, from the coding sequence ATGGACTCGAATATTGATCTCAAGCAGTACGGCATCGACGTGGCGAACGTGCTACGCAACGTGGCCCCGGCCAAGCTCTACGAGCAAGCCGTCCGTAACGACCCCACGGCCGCGATCATGAGCAGCGGCGCGCTCCGCGTGGGCTCGGGCGAGAAGAAGGGCCGCAGCCCGGCCGACAAGCGTGTCGTGCGCAACCCCGAGAGCGAGGACGACATCTGGTGGGGCAGCGTCAACATCGAGCTCGACGAGGAGACCTTCCTCGTCAACCGCGAGCGCGCGGTGGACTTTCTCAACACCCGCGAATGCCTCTACGTCGTCGACGGGTTCGCGGGGTGGGACCCGACGTACCGGCTGAAGGTCCGCATCGTCTGCACGCGGCCCTACCACGCCCTCTTCATGCATAACATGCTCATCCGCCCCACGGACGAGCAACTCGCCGCCTTCGGCGAGCCGGACTTCGTCGTCTTCAACGCCGGGCAGTTCCCCGCCAACCGCCGCACGTCCCACATGACCTCGAAGACGAGCGTCGACGTGGACTTCGAGCAGCGCGAGATGGTCATCCTCGGCACGGAGTACGCCGGCGAGATGAAGAAGGGGATCTTCACCGTGATGAACTACCTCATGCCCAAGCGGGACGTGCTCTCGATGCACTGCTCGGCGAACGAGGGCGAGGACGGCAACGTCACGCTCTTCTTCGGCCTCTCGGGCACGGGCAAGACCACGCTCTCGGCCGACGCCCACCGCGCCCTCATCGGCGACGACGAGCACTGCTGGAGCGACGACGGCGTCTTCAACATCGAGGGCGGCTGCTACGCCAAGGCCATCGACCTCTCGGCCGAGAAGGAGCCGGAGATCTTCGCCGCCATCAAGTACGGCACCGTGCTCGAGAACGTGGTCTACGACGAGCGCACGCGCGACGTGGACTACCACGACATCTCGCTCACGCAGAACACGCGGGCCTCGTACCCCATCGAGTTCATCCCGAACGCGAAGATCCCCTGCGTGGCCGGGCACCCGAACAACGTCATCTTCCTGACCTACGACGCCTTCGGCGTGCTCCCGCCCGTGGCGAAGCTCTCGCCCGAGCAGACGATGTACCACTTCATCAGCGGCTACACCTCGAAGGTGGCCGGCACGGAAGTGGGCGTGACGGAGCCGCAACCCGCGTTCTCGGCCTGCTTCGGCGCGCCGTTCATGGTCTGGCACCCGAGCAAATACGCCGAGCTGCTGGCTGAGAAGATGCGGACGCACGGCGTCGACACGTGGCTCATCAACACCGGGCTCACCGGCGGGCCGTACGGCACCGGCGAGCGCATGAGCCTGAAGGTCACCCGCGCCATCATCGACGCCATCCACGACGGCTCGCTCGCCGACGCCCCGACGGAGACCGACCCCGTCTTCGGCTTCGAGATCCCGACCTCGTGCCCGGGCGTGCCGGACGAGATCCTCCAGCCGCGCAACACGTGGTCGGACCCCGACGCCTACGACGCGCAGCGGAGCAAGCTGGCGCGGCGCTTCGCCGAGAACTTCAAGAAGTTCGAGGAGGGCGCGAGCGAGGAGATCCGGCAGGCCGGCCCCGCCGTGCAGCAGGAGGCCTGA
- a CDS encoding GWxTD domain-containing protein: protein MTLLRALCVFACTSLAVGTAPAQVAELPLQLDIDYATFQYDEGASLVETYLAFEASSLPYVRAVEGYESALPVVVTLRRSDAAGPPQASDALAFADTLALRFAVADTAGLVQGQYFVQQVRAAVPPGEYELEVTVPGDSATSRPNFRATPGDVTVPDFTAAGDAGRAMISDVTLASAIGPSDDRAATFYKNGLLVQPNPNGLFGQGLPTLFYYAEAYGLAEALGTGAYTLFAYLAPSNVAAPMEGYQQRTERAAQPVDVLVGSFDLRQLQSGAYYLRLAVLDANNEALAEQSRKFYVYNPAVAAPVAAAADESYEASLYAVMPEAEIDDNLRHAEVIASGRERDQINRLGSLDAKRDFLTEFWRKRDEEPATPINESRIRFYERVQYVNDRYSTSQTEGWRTDRGRTVLKYGQPSQVDPTLYDNQSLPHETWTYDNIPGSGRALFVFVDRVGFGDFELIHSTVTGEVSMPDWQRQLQR, encoded by the coding sequence ATGACCTTGCTACGCGCGCTCTGCGTCTTCGCCTGCACCTCCCTCGCCGTGGGCACGGCCCCCGCCCAGGTCGCCGAGCTCCCCCTCCAGCTCGACATCGACTACGCCACGTTCCAGTACGACGAGGGCGCGTCGCTCGTCGAGACGTACCTCGCCTTCGAGGCCAGCTCGCTGCCCTACGTCCGCGCCGTGGAGGGCTACGAGTCTGCCCTCCCCGTCGTCGTGACGCTCCGGCGCTCGGACGCAGCGGGGCCGCCGCAGGCCTCCGACGCCCTCGCCTTCGCCGACACCCTCGCGCTCCGCTTCGCCGTGGCCGACACGGCCGGGCTCGTGCAGGGGCAATACTTCGTGCAGCAGGTCCGCGCCGCCGTGCCCCCCGGCGAGTACGAGCTCGAAGTCACCGTGCCCGGCGACTCCGCCACGAGCCGGCCGAACTTCCGCGCCACGCCCGGCGACGTCACCGTCCCCGACTTCACCGCCGCCGGCGACGCGGGCCGGGCCATGATCTCGGACGTCACGCTCGCCTCCGCGATCGGCCCCTCCGACGACCGCGCCGCCACGTTCTACAAGAACGGGCTCCTCGTCCAGCCCAACCCGAACGGCCTCTTCGGGCAGGGCCTCCCGACGCTGTTCTACTACGCCGAAGCCTACGGGCTCGCCGAGGCGCTCGGCACCGGGGCGTACACGCTCTTCGCCTACCTCGCCCCGTCGAACGTCGCCGCGCCGATGGAGGGCTACCAGCAGCGAACCGAGCGCGCGGCGCAGCCCGTCGACGTGCTGGTCGGCTCGTTCGACCTGCGGCAGTTGCAGAGCGGGGCGTACTACCTTCGCCTCGCCGTGCTCGACGCGAACAACGAAGCCCTCGCCGAGCAGAGCCGGAAATTCTACGTCTACAACCCGGCCGTCGCCGCACCCGTCGCCGCCGCCGCCGATGAGTCGTACGAGGCGAGCCTCTACGCGGTGATGCCCGAGGCCGAGATCGACGACAACCTCCGCCACGCCGAGGTCATCGCAAGCGGCCGCGAGCGGGACCAGATCAACCGGCTCGGCAGCCTCGACGCCAAGCGGGACTTCCTCACCGAGTTCTGGCGCAAGCGCGACGAGGAGCCCGCGACGCCGATCAACGAGAGCCGGATCCGGTTCTACGAGCGCGTCCAGTACGTCAACGACCGCTACTCGACCTCCCAGACGGAGGGGTGGAGGACGGACCGGGGACGGACGGTGCTGAAGTACGGCCAGCCCTCCCAGGTCGACCCCACGCTCTACGATAACCAGTCGCTCCCGCACGAGACGTGGACGTACGACAACATCCCCGGCTCGGGCCGCGCCCTCTTCGTCTTCGTCGACCGCGTCGGCTTCGGCGACTTCGAGTTGATCCACTCGACGGTGACGGGCGAGGTGAGCATGCCCGACTGGCAGCGCCAGCTCCAACGGTGA